One genomic window of Onychostoma macrolepis isolate SWU-2019 chromosome 25, ASM1243209v1, whole genome shotgun sequence includes the following:
- the cav2 gene encoding caveolin-2: protein MGLEKEKMETSVIMDEDEFNRSIEPILGKKPNVYSEVPDRDPKDINAHLKVGFEDIIAEPISTHSFDRVWIGSHAVFELVKFIIYRILTTFLAIPMAFIAGIVFGILSCIHIWVVMPVIQGCMMTLPSIHVIWTSLMDMFIGPFFFSIGRCLSSIDVKTVQN from the exons atggggcttgaaaaagaaaaaatggaaaCCAGTGTCATTATGGATGAGGATGAATTCAATAGATCGATTGAACCTATACTTGGAAAAAAACCGAACGTGTATTCAGAAGTCCCGGACAGAGATCCTAAAGATATTAACGCGCACCTAAAG GTTGGTTTTGAAGACATCATTGCTGAGCCCATCTCCACGCACAGCTTTGACAGAGTGTGGATCGGCAGTCACGCTGTGTTtgagctggtgaaattcatcaTCTACCGGATCCTCACCACGTTTCTGGCCATTCCCATGGCATTCATTGCGGGGATTGTTTTTGGGATCCTCAGCTGTATACATATTTG GGTGGTGATGCCAGTGATCCAGGGCTGCATGATGACACTGCCCTCCATCCACGTGATCTGGACCAGCCTGATGGACATGTTTATAGGGCCGTTCTTCTTCAGCATTGGACGGTGCTTGTCGTCCATCGATGTTAAGACTGTGCAAAACTGA
- the cav1 gene encoding caveolin-1, protein MTSGYKDGAPEEDYAHSPFIRKQGNIYKPNNKEMDNDSINEKTLQDVHTKEIDLVNRDPKHLNDHVVKVDFEDVIAEPPGTYSFDGVWKASFTTFTVTKYWCYRLLTALVGIPLALIWGIFFAILSFIHIWAVVPCVKSYLIEIHCVSRVYSICVHTFCDPLFEAMGKCFSSVRVTTTKVV, encoded by the exons ATGACTAGCGGATACAAGGACGGGGCACCTGAAGAG GACTACGCTCACTCACCGTTCATCAGGAAACAGGGGAACATTTACAAAccaaataataaagaaatggaTAACGACAGCATCAACGAAAAGACACTTCAGGATGTCCACACCAAGGAAATTGACCTGGTCAACCGGGACCCAAAGCATTTAAATGACCATGTGGTGAAG GTGGACTTTGAGGACGTGATCGCCGAGCCTCCCGGCACCTACAGCTTTGACGGCGTGTGGAAAGCAAGCTTCACCACCTTCACAGTAACCAAATACTGGTGCTACAGGCTGCTGACGGCCCTGGTGGGCATCCCGCTCGCCCTCATATGGGGCATCTTCTTCGCCATCCTCTCCTTCATCCACATCTGGGCGGTGGTGCCTTGCGTGAAGAGCTACCTAATCGAGATCCACTGTGTCAGTCGAGTCTACTCCATCTGTGTGCACACCTTCTGCGACCCGCTCTTCGAAGCCATGGGAAAGTGCTTCAGCAGCGTCCGGGTCACCACCACCAAGGTGGTGTAA